A portion of the Bacillus oleivorans genome contains these proteins:
- a CDS encoding YpdA family putative bacillithiol disulfide reductase, producing MIVGGGPCGLAAAIALQEKGYDPLVIEKGNVVNAIYNYPTHQTFFSSSEKLEIGGVPFIIEGHKPKRNQALAYYREVVKRKNPRINTFEKVLHVTKDSARFIVKTNKREYLTEYVVIATGYYDHPNYMGVPGEDLPKVFHYFKEAHPYFNTDVVVIGGKNSSVDASLELVKSGARVTVLYRGHQYSPSIKPWILPEFDAQIRNGQINMVFNAHVEEITETTVKYRVNDESFIIKNDFVFAMTGYHPDHSFLAKMGVTNEPDTGRPSFNEETMETNVNGIFIAGVIAAGNNANEIFIENGRFHGERIAETIMSRDNKI from the coding sequence ATGATTGTCGGTGGAGGTCCATGTGGTTTAGCAGCTGCGATTGCATTACAAGAAAAGGGATACGATCCGCTTGTAATAGAAAAAGGAAATGTGGTAAATGCCATTTATAACTATCCGACACACCAAACTTTTTTCTCATCTAGTGAAAAATTAGAAATTGGCGGTGTACCTTTTATAATTGAAGGTCATAAACCAAAACGGAATCAGGCGTTAGCTTATTATAGAGAAGTCGTGAAAAGAAAAAATCCGCGAATCAATACCTTTGAAAAAGTGCTTCATGTAACAAAAGACAGTGCACGGTTTATAGTCAAAACAAATAAAAGAGAGTATCTGACCGAATATGTGGTAATTGCAACTGGTTATTATGACCACCCCAATTATATGGGTGTACCAGGTGAAGACCTTCCAAAGGTTTTCCATTATTTCAAAGAAGCCCATCCTTACTTTAATACAGATGTTGTTGTAATTGGCGGGAAAAATTCAAGTGTTGATGCAAGCTTAGAATTAGTTAAATCGGGTGCCCGCGTTACTGTTTTATATAGAGGACATCAGTATTCACCAAGTATAAAGCCTTGGATTCTGCCGGAATTTGACGCTCAAATCAGGAATGGGCAAATTAACATGGTATTTAATGCTCATGTGGAAGAAATTACGGAAACGACGGTGAAGTATCGGGTAAATGATGAATCTTTTATTATTAAAAACGACTTTGTATTCGCGATGACAGGCTACCACCCAGATCATAGTTTTTTAGCAAAAATGGGAGTTACGAATGAACCTGATACAGGAAGACCAAGCTTTAACGAAGAAACGATGGAAACGAATGTGAACGGAATATTTATAGCCGGGGTCATTGCAGCCGGCAATAATGCAAATGAAATTTTTATTGAAAATGGCCGTTTCCACGGGGAGCGAATCGCAGAAACTATTATGAGCAGAGATAATAAAATTTAA
- a CDS encoding asparaginase: MNKNILLLHTGGTISMREDIKSGTVIQGDTNPLLEHTSLLEGLGNFTINEPFQLPSPHITAKEMLILKNIIEETIEQENIDGVVITHGTDTLEETAYFLDLTVKTEIPIVLTGAMRSINEIGSDGLYNLISAIRTASCESARGKGVLVVLNDEIHSALNVTKTHASNVSTFQSPQYGPLGIVSKRGVIFHHTPNFRETFEVQSADKKVALLKVHAGFDSTLLFALSHAEYDGVVLEALGQGNIPPQAVEGIKYLLSKNIPIVIVSRCFNGTADPVYGYEGGGKQLRDLGVIFANGLNGQKARIKLLAVLEALDDWDHNQLELIFNPIA; this comes from the coding sequence TTGAATAAAAATATACTTTTGCTTCATACTGGCGGAACCATATCGATGAGGGAAGATATAAAGAGCGGTACGGTTATTCAGGGAGATACGAATCCGTTGCTTGAACATACCTCTCTATTAGAAGGACTTGGAAACTTTACAATCAATGAGCCTTTTCAGCTGCCATCTCCTCATATAACAGCTAAGGAAATGCTTATTTTAAAAAATATAATTGAGGAAACGATCGAACAGGAAAATATAGATGGGGTCGTCATCACCCATGGAACCGATACATTAGAAGAAACAGCCTACTTTTTGGATTTAACAGTAAAAACAGAGATCCCCATTGTTCTAACAGGAGCAATGAGATCGATAAATGAAATCGGCTCTGATGGTTTATATAATTTAATTTCAGCTATTCGGACTGCTTCCTGTGAGAGTGCAAGAGGAAAAGGAGTCCTTGTTGTATTAAATGATGAGATTCATTCGGCCCTTAATGTCACTAAAACCCATGCCTCCAATGTGTCGACGTTCCAAAGCCCTCAATATGGGCCGCTCGGAATCGTTTCAAAACGCGGTGTTATTTTTCACCACACCCCTAATTTTAGAGAAACGTTTGAAGTCCAGTCTGCCGATAAAAAAGTTGCTTTATTAAAAGTTCATGCAGGATTTGACTCTACGCTTTTATTTGCCCTTAGTCATGCCGAATATGATGGTGTCGTATTAGAGGCTTTAGGACAAGGTAATATTCCGCCTCAGGCTGTAGAAGGCATTAAATATCTATTGTCAAAAAATATTCCAATTGTTATTGTTTCCCGGTGCTTTAACGGGACAGCTGATCCCGTATATGGATACGAAGGAGGCGGAAAACAGCTAAGAGATTTAGGAGTTATTTTTGCGAACGGGCTTAATGGACAAAAAGCGCGAATCAAGCTCTTAGCAGTTCTTGAAGCCCTCGATGATTGGGATCATAATCAATTGGAATTAATATTTAATCCTATAGCATAA